One stretch of Bradyrhizobium canariense DNA includes these proteins:
- a CDS encoding SUMF1/EgtB/PvdO family nonheme iron enzyme translates to MGEIRNFKSGKPGGPPGSATPRRLAAIIAGDIAGYSRLMELDEEGTHGRVKRIERDLIEPSIAEHHGRLVKTTGDGFIAIFDSPVEAVRCSIVIQQNLVGRNAPLPKNSWIEYRIGVNLGDVIVETDDVYGDGVNIASRLEGLADPGQVYISGGIYEQIKHKVVCGYESLGDRKVKNITDPVRVYRVLPDAAAFNKTRKRRENLLIFLLGITLLIIAGGVLWYLLWQPRGKVGDQASAPSSSPVVLPKLRPAPSESGAASPTMPLSQPSATAPAQSAPSVHEPETVVLRGGSFAMGSNEDSSEKPIHQVTVKPLAIGKYPVTIREWNECAAAKACAFVAAGQDDAPVTNVSWTDAQQYVTWLAVTTKKPYRLPSEAEWEYAARAGTQTKYWWGEKLQSGMASCKDCTDVAAIDQPIKVGNFKPNPFGLYDMGGGVDQWVEDCWHKNYQGAPVDGSPWTGGDCASHVLRSGSWKNDARYVRPANRDSYDTNVRYPTHGFRVALTP, encoded by the coding sequence ATGGGTGAAATTCGCAACTTCAAATCGGGCAAGCCAGGCGGGCCTCCGGGTAGCGCGACGCCGCGGCGTCTTGCCGCGATCATCGCCGGCGACATTGCGGGCTACAGCCGGTTGATGGAACTCGATGAAGAAGGAACGCACGGCCGCGTCAAACGGATCGAGCGCGATCTCATCGAGCCCAGCATTGCAGAGCACCACGGAAGGCTCGTCAAAACCACCGGCGACGGCTTTATTGCCATTTTCGACAGTCCCGTCGAGGCTGTCCGGTGCAGCATCGTCATCCAGCAAAATCTGGTTGGCCGCAACGCGCCGCTTCCGAAGAATTCCTGGATTGAGTATCGGATTGGCGTCAATCTGGGTGATGTTATCGTCGAAACGGACGACGTTTACGGTGACGGTGTCAACATTGCTTCGCGTCTTGAGGGCCTTGCAGATCCCGGCCAGGTTTACATCTCAGGCGGCATTTACGAACAGATAAAGCACAAGGTGGTTTGCGGATACGAGTCGCTCGGAGACCGCAAAGTCAAGAACATCACCGATCCGGTGAGGGTCTACCGGGTGCTGCCGGACGCAGCCGCTTTCAACAAGACCCGAAAACGACGCGAGAACCTTCTGATTTTTTTGCTGGGCATTACCTTGTTGATCATCGCCGGCGGTGTTCTCTGGTATCTGCTCTGGCAGCCGCGTGGCAAGGTGGGCGATCAGGCCTCAGCACCGAGCTCGTCTCCGGTCGTGTTGCCGAAGCTGCGACCGGCGCCTTCGGAATCCGGCGCAGCATCGCCAACGATGCCCTTGTCGCAGCCGTCGGCGACAGCGCCGGCGCAGTCGGCTCCCTCAGTCCACGAGCCGGAAACGGTCGTGCTTCGAGGCGGCAGCTTCGCGATGGGCAGCAATGAAGACAGCTCGGAAAAGCCGATCCATCAGGTAACGGTCAAGCCGCTCGCGATCGGTAAATATCCAGTCACGATCCGGGAATGGAATGAATGCGCCGCTGCAAAGGCATGCGCGTTCGTGGCGGCGGGGCAAGATGATGCGCCTGTCACGAATGTGAGCTGGACCGACGCCCAGCAATATGTCACGTGGCTCGCGGTCACTACCAAAAAGCCTTACCGGCTGCCGAGCGAGGCGGAGTGGGAATATGCCGCGCGCGCAGGTACCCAGACGAAATATTGGTGGGGCGAGAAGCTGCAATCCGGCATGGCCAGTTGCAAGGACTGCACCGACGTCGCGGCTATCGACCAGCCGATCAAGGTCGGAAATTTTAAACCCAATCCATTCGGGCTTTATGACATGGGCGGCGGTGTCGATCAGTGGGTAGAGGATTGCTGGCACAAAAATTACCAGGGCGCCCCGGTGGACGGTTCACCGTGGACCGGGGGAGATTGTGCTTCGCATGTTCTTCGGTCAGGCTCCTGGAAGAATGATGCGCGTTACGTGCGACCGGCCAACCGTGACAGTTACGATACCAATGTTCGGTATCCGACCCATGGATTCCGGGTCGCTCTAACACCTTAG
- a CDS encoding DUF4399 domain-containing protein, with product MKIFRHVLLCGALVLPSGATHAQGKTAPKDVVLYFISPHDGATIKGGFWCRFGLRNMGVTHAGDNFQNSGHHHLLVDVNEPIDPKEPIAQDKSHLHFGAGQTEAYIELAPGKHTLQLVLGDAQHYPFNPPVVSNKITVRIK from the coding sequence ATGAAGATCTTCCGTCACGTCCTGCTGTGTGGAGCGCTGGTGTTGCCCTCGGGCGCCACGCACGCCCAGGGAAAAACCGCACCAAAGGATGTGGTTCTCTATTTCATTTCGCCGCACGACGGTGCGACGATCAAGGGCGGCTTCTGGTGCCGTTTCGGCCTGCGCAACATGGGCGTGACTCACGCTGGCGATAATTTCCAGAACAGTGGCCACCACCATCTGCTGGTGGACGTGAATGAACCAATCGATCCCAAGGAACCGATTGCGCAGGACAAGTCACATCTTCATTTCGGAGCCGGTCAAACCGAGGCCTATATCGAGCTTGCGCCCGGTAAACACACGCTTCAGCTGGTGTTGGGTGACGCCCAGCATTATCCGTTCAACCCCCCGGTCGTCTCAAACAAGATTACCGTCAGGATCAAATAG
- a CDS encoding 2-oxoacid:ferredoxin oxidoreductase subunit beta: MTYIAKPKFQHPGLPKNELGYTHRDYEGKISTLCAGCGHDSITASIIEACYELSIEPHRVAKISGIGCSSKTPDYFLGNSHGFNSVHGRMPSVLTGANLANRDLIYLGVSGDGDSASIGFGQFAHSIRRGVNMTYIVENNGVYGLTKGQFSATADRGSKSKKGVMNTDNAIDLVAIALQLGASFVARSFSGDKTQLVPLIAAAIQHKGAAFIDVVSPCVAFNNHAGSTKSFDYVREHNDAVNRLDVITGRDPITVDYAPGSVTVVEQHDGTKLALRKIDADYDPHDRLGAMTFLQKHAAKGQIVTGLLYVDPESEDLHSHLNTVDTPLNQLGEQTLCPGSAALDKINASLR; encoded by the coding sequence ATGACCTATATCGCCAAGCCGAAATTCCAGCATCCTGGGCTGCCGAAGAACGAGCTCGGCTACACCCACCGGGATTACGAAGGCAAGATTTCGACGCTGTGCGCCGGCTGCGGCCACGACTCGATCACGGCGTCGATCATCGAGGCCTGTTACGAGCTGTCGATCGAGCCGCACCGCGTCGCCAAGATTTCCGGCATCGGCTGCTCTTCGAAAACGCCGGACTATTTCCTCGGCAATTCGCACGGCTTCAATTCGGTCCATGGCCGTATGCCCTCGGTGTTGACCGGCGCCAATCTCGCCAACCGCGATTTGATCTATCTCGGCGTCTCCGGCGACGGCGACTCCGCCTCGATCGGCTTTGGTCAGTTCGCGCATTCGATCCGGCGCGGCGTCAACATGACCTATATCGTCGAGAACAACGGCGTCTACGGCCTCACCAAGGGCCAGTTCTCGGCCACCGCCGATCGCGGTTCGAAGTCCAAGAAAGGCGTGATGAACACCGACAACGCCATCGACCTCGTCGCGATCGCGCTGCAGCTTGGCGCCAGCTTCGTGGCGCGCAGCTTTTCCGGCGACAAGACCCAATTGGTGCCGCTGATTGCTGCCGCGATCCAGCACAAGGGCGCGGCCTTCATCGACGTCGTCAGCCCCTGCGTCGCCTTCAACAACCATGCCGGCTCGACCAAAAGCTTTGACTATGTCCGCGAACACAATGACGCGGTGAACCGCCTTGACGTCATCACCGGCCGCGACCCGATCACGGTCGATTACGCGCCAGGCTCGGTAACGGTGGTCGAGCAGCATGACGGCACGAAATTGGCGCTGCGCAAGATCGACGCGGATTACGATCCGCATGATCGTCTCGGAGCGATGACGTTCCTGCAGAAGCATGCCGCCAAGGGCCAGATCGTCACCGGGCTGCTCTATGTCGATCCGGAATCGGAAGACCTGCACAGTCATCTCAACACGGTCGACACGCCGCTTAACCAGCTCGGCGAGCAAACGCTGTGTCCGGGCTCCGCCGCGCTGGACAAGATCAACGCCAGCCTGCGCTAG